A genomic region of Fodinisporobacter ferrooxydans contains the following coding sequences:
- the leuC gene encoding 3-isopropylmalate dehydratase large subunit: protein MSANKKRTMFEKIWDAHVIHQEDNKPSILYIDLHLIHEVTSPQAFDGLRMHNRKVRRPDRTFATVDHNIPTTDRSKPVEDPISAKQMDTLTRNCQEFGITLADIHSPDQGIVHVIGPELGLTSPGKTIVCGDSHTSTHGAFGALAFGIGTSEVEHVLATQCLSQAKPKTMEVRVNGPLQAGVTAKDLILAIIAKFGTDFATGTVIEYTGEAIRNLSMEERMTVCNMSIEAGARAGLIAPDAVTFEYLRGRRFAPQGEAFERAVEQWKQLVTDEGADYDFRVEINADEIAPQVTWGTSPGMGANVTDAVPNPADCENENDRKATQNALSYMGLEPGTPLEEVKIDRVFIGSCTNGRIEDLRAAASIAKGYKVASHVNAMVVPGSNKVKQQAEAEGLDKIFTEAGFEWREPGCSMCLAMNPDVLQPGERCASTSNRNFEGRQGRGGRTHLVSPQMAAAAAIKGHFYDVRNWVVNK, encoded by the coding sequence ATGAGTGCAAACAAAAAACGTACGATGTTTGAAAAAATTTGGGATGCGCATGTTATCCACCAAGAAGACAACAAGCCTAGTATTTTATATATAGACTTGCATTTAATCCATGAAGTAACATCACCTCAGGCGTTTGACGGTTTGCGGATGCACAATCGCAAAGTCCGCCGCCCGGATCGTACGTTTGCCACAGTCGATCACAATATCCCGACAACAGATCGTTCCAAACCGGTAGAAGATCCGATTTCAGCCAAGCAAATGGACACATTGACGCGAAATTGCCAGGAATTTGGCATCACCCTGGCAGATATACACAGCCCGGACCAAGGCATTGTGCATGTGATTGGGCCAGAATTGGGCCTTACATCACCAGGGAAGACAATCGTCTGCGGTGACAGCCACACATCCACACATGGTGCATTTGGCGCTTTGGCATTCGGAATCGGCACAAGCGAAGTCGAACACGTATTGGCTACACAATGCTTGTCACAGGCAAAACCAAAGACGATGGAAGTGCGGGTCAACGGCCCTTTGCAGGCTGGCGTTACAGCAAAAGATTTGATCCTTGCGATTATTGCAAAATTTGGTACGGACTTTGCTACAGGAACGGTTATCGAATATACAGGTGAAGCAATCCGCAATTTGTCCATGGAAGAGCGGATGACCGTTTGCAATATGTCCATTGAAGCAGGCGCCCGTGCCGGCCTGATCGCACCGGATGCAGTAACATTTGAATATTTGCGCGGCAGACGTTTCGCTCCACAAGGAGAAGCATTCGAACGCGCTGTAGAACAGTGGAAGCAACTCGTGACAGATGAAGGCGCAGATTATGACTTCCGTGTCGAGATCAATGCCGATGAAATCGCGCCACAAGTTACATGGGGCACAAGTCCTGGCATGGGTGCGAACGTAACGGATGCGGTTCCGAATCCTGCAGACTGTGAAAACGAAAACGATCGCAAAGCTACACAAAATGCCTTGTCATATATGGGCCTCGAACCTGGAACTCCTTTGGAGGAAGTCAAAATTGACCGTGTATTTATCGGCTCATGTACAAATGGACGGATTGAAGATCTGCGCGCCGCAGCTAGCATTGCCAAAGGTTATAAAGTTGCAAGCCATGTGAATGCGATGGTGGTTCCCGGTTCAAATAAAGTAAAGCAACAGGCAGAAGCGGAAGGATTGGACAAAATCTTTACCGAAGCGGGATTTGAATGGAGAGAGCCTGGCTGCAGCATGTGTCTCGCCATGAATCCAGACGTATTGCAGCCAGGTGAACGTTGTGCGTCTACATCGAATCGCAATTTTGAAGGACGTCAAGGCCGCGGCGGCCGTACACATCTCGTCAGCCCGCAAATGGCTGCTGCTGCCGCTATTAAAGGCCATTTTTATGATGTGCGCAATTGGGTTGTGAATAAGTAA